In the genome of Primulina eburnea isolate SZY01 unplaced genomic scaffold, ASM2296580v1 ctg443_ERROPOS100000, whole genome shotgun sequence, one region contains:
- the LOC140821156 gene encoding putative F-box protein At3g10240 isoform X3 → MWSHEKMWPLGGFEWAELPEDLKVEILCRLQSKALMRLKCVSKSWYFLISYACAPMMSSLSRSATFCGFFYTHKILRLGQHFLDFLPAEEYSGEFYPRYLPELPGLLKSRRAFLPFEDTPSAIQSYCNGLFLLVRSGSNPTEYIVCNPTTCEYIELPINPHHTGDDNDPHVASLAFDPSDSTISFKVVRRAADVSLPHPIKLDLFTSDSGNWATRVLVLDHVLHGFNWIDHSVYVNGLLYVISLAKYLLGFNLRFTTKTDITHLAIELPHKEKFDDCGSFGTSRGCVVYSNNDKSKILVWRLEHGVHWILQHIVSFDEMVSQNPQHKWLRWLHNMGEIKVYSFHPKSEVIFVGTPRLVLQYSPNTKQLKIFRQFRRRREIVCGQYKMYPSSCCPVILNGVLSSSSNGARSSRFQAFKFRNRLLP, encoded by the exons ATGTGGTCACACGAAAAGATGTGGCCTTTGGGGGGTTTCGAGTGGGCGGAGCTTCCCGAAGAtctgaaagttgagattttgtgTCGGTTGCAGAGCAAGGCTCTTATGAGGCTTAAGTGCGTCTCAAAATCTTGGTACTTTTTGATTTCCTATGCTTGCGCTCCTATGATGTCTTCTCTTTCCCGTTCTGCCACTTTTTGTGGCTTCTTCTATACCCATAAAATCCTTAGGCTTGGCCAgcattttcttgattttttgcCCGCAGAAGAGTATTCCGGTGAATTCTACCCCCGATATCTACCTGAATTGCCCGGACTTTTGAAATCTCGTAGAGCGTTTCTGCCTTTTGAGGACACGCCATCGGCCATTCAAAGTTACTGCAACGGGCTTTTTCTTTTGGTCCGCTCCGGCTCAAATCCCACCGAGTATATTGTCTGCAATCCAACCACCTGTGAGTACATTGAACTCCCCATCAACCCCCATCACACAGGTGATGATAATGATCCCCATGTTGCCTCCTTAGCATTTGATCCCAGTGATTCTACTATTTCCTTTAAGGTTGTTCGAAGGGCAGCCGATGTGTCACTCCCACATCCTATAAAGCTGGACCTTTTCACATCCGACTCAGGTAATTGGGCCACCCGTGTTCTAGTTCTTGACCACGTGCTTCATGGGTTCAATTGGATCGATCATTCTGTTTACGTGAATGGGCTTTTGTACGTGATATCTCTGGCCAAGTATCTACTTGGCTTTAATCTCCGTTTCACAACCAAAACAGATATTACTCATCTGGCTATTGAGTTGCCTCATAAAGAAAAATTCGACGATTGTGGATCATTTGGGACATCCAGAGGGTGTGTGGTTTATTCCAATAATGACAAGTCTAAAATACTAGTCTGGCGGCTAGAACACGGTGTTCACTGGATTCTCCAGCACATAGTGAGCTTCGATGAGATGGTGTCACAAAACCCGCAACATAAGTGGTTGCGGTGGCTCCACAACATGGGAGAAATTAAAGTTTACAGCTTTCATCCCAAGTCAGAAGTAATATTTGTAGGAACACCTCGCCTAGTGCTCCAATATAGTCCAAATACCAAGCAGCTTAAAATTTTCCGTCAGTTCCGACGCCGACGGGAAATCGTGTGTGGTCAATACAAAATGTACCCTTCCTCGTGCTGCCCGGTTATTCTGAATGGTGTTCTCTCTTCATCCA GTAACGGGGCTCGTTCATCTCGTTTCCAAGCGTTCAAGTTTCGTAATAG GCTCTTACCATGA
- the LOC140821156 gene encoding putative F-box protein At3g10240 isoform X2 has product MWSHEKMWPLGGFEWAELPEDLKVEILCRLQSKALMRLKCVSKSWYFLISYACAPMMSSLSRSATFCGFFYTHKILRLGQHFLDFLPAEEYSGEFYPRYLPELPGLLKSRRAFLPFEDTPSAIQSYCNGLFLLVRSGSNPTEYIVCNPTTCEYIELPINPHHTGDDNDPHVASLAFDPSDSTISFKVVRRAADVSLPHPIKLDLFTSDSGNWATRVLVLDHVLHGFNWIDHSVYVNGLLYVISLAKYLLGFNLRFTTKTDITHLAIELPHKEKFDDCGSFGTSRGCVVYSNNDKSKILVWRLEHGVHWILQHIVSFDEMVSQNPQHKWLRWLHNMGEIKVYSFHPKSEVIFVGTPRLVLQYSPNTKQLKIFRQFRRRREIVCGQYKMYPSSCCPVILNGVLSSSKGRDRFRRIDIIEAKQKARQGKSIR; this is encoded by the exons ATGTGGTCACACGAAAAGATGTGGCCTTTGGGGGGTTTCGAGTGGGCGGAGCTTCCCGAAGAtctgaaagttgagattttgtgTCGGTTGCAGAGCAAGGCTCTTATGAGGCTTAAGTGCGTCTCAAAATCTTGGTACTTTTTGATTTCCTATGCTTGCGCTCCTATGATGTCTTCTCTTTCCCGTTCTGCCACTTTTTGTGGCTTCTTCTATACCCATAAAATCCTTAGGCTTGGCCAgcattttcttgattttttgcCCGCAGAAGAGTATTCCGGTGAATTCTACCCCCGATATCTACCTGAATTGCCCGGACTTTTGAAATCTCGTAGAGCGTTTCTGCCTTTTGAGGACACGCCATCGGCCATTCAAAGTTACTGCAACGGGCTTTTTCTTTTGGTCCGCTCCGGCTCAAATCCCACCGAGTATATTGTCTGCAATCCAACCACCTGTGAGTACATTGAACTCCCCATCAACCCCCATCACACAGGTGATGATAATGATCCCCATGTTGCCTCCTTAGCATTTGATCCCAGTGATTCTACTATTTCCTTTAAGGTTGTTCGAAGGGCAGCCGATGTGTCACTCCCACATCCTATAAAGCTGGACCTTTTCACATCCGACTCAGGTAATTGGGCCACCCGTGTTCTAGTTCTTGACCACGTGCTTCATGGGTTCAATTGGATCGATCATTCTGTTTACGTGAATGGGCTTTTGTACGTGATATCTCTGGCCAAGTATCTACTTGGCTTTAATCTCCGTTTCACAACCAAAACAGATATTACTCATCTGGCTATTGAGTTGCCTCATAAAGAAAAATTCGACGATTGTGGATCATTTGGGACATCCAGAGGGTGTGTGGTTTATTCCAATAATGACAAGTCTAAAATACTAGTCTGGCGGCTAGAACACGGTGTTCACTGGATTCTCCAGCACATAGTGAGCTTCGATGAGATGGTGTCACAAAACCCGCAACATAAGTGGTTGCGGTGGCTCCACAACATGGGAGAAATTAAAGTTTACAGCTTTCATCCCAAGTCAGAAGTAATATTTGTAGGAACACCTCGCCTAGTGCTCCAATATAGTCCAAATACCAAGCAGCTTAAAATTTTCCGTCAGTTCCGACGCCGACGGGAAATCGTGTGTGGTCAATACAAAATGTACCCTTCCTCGTGCTGCCCGGTTATTCTGAATGGTGTTCTCTCTTCATCCA AAGGACGAGACAGATTTAGGCGCATAGATATCATAGAGGCTAAGCAGAAGGCAAGACAAGGCAAGTCAATCAGATAG
- the LOC140821156 gene encoding putative F-box protein At3g10240 isoform X1, translating into MWSHEKMWPLGGFEWAELPEDLKVEILCRLQSKALMRLKCVSKSWYFLISYACAPMMSSLSRSATFCGFFYTHKILRLGQHFLDFLPAEEYSGEFYPRYLPELPGLLKSRRAFLPFEDTPSAIQSYCNGLFLLVRSGSNPTEYIVCNPTTCEYIELPINPHHTGDDNDPHVASLAFDPSDSTISFKVVRRAADVSLPHPIKLDLFTSDSGNWATRVLVLDHVLHGFNWIDHSVYVNGLLYVISLAKYLLGFNLRFTTKTDITHLAIELPHKEKFDDCGSFGTSRGCVVYSNNDKSKILVWRLEHGVHWILQHIVSFDEMVSQNPQHKWLRWLHNMGEIKVYSFHPKSEVIFVGTPRLVLQYSPNTKQLKIFRQFRRRREIVCGQYKMYPSSCCPVILNGVLSSSRLPRGIEQYMLLLPIPFKHDTLVDIFTKLLLL; encoded by the exons ATGTGGTCACACGAAAAGATGTGGCCTTTGGGGGGTTTCGAGTGGGCGGAGCTTCCCGAAGAtctgaaagttgagattttgtgTCGGTTGCAGAGCAAGGCTCTTATGAGGCTTAAGTGCGTCTCAAAATCTTGGTACTTTTTGATTTCCTATGCTTGCGCTCCTATGATGTCTTCTCTTTCCCGTTCTGCCACTTTTTGTGGCTTCTTCTATACCCATAAAATCCTTAGGCTTGGCCAgcattttcttgattttttgcCCGCAGAAGAGTATTCCGGTGAATTCTACCCCCGATATCTACCTGAATTGCCCGGACTTTTGAAATCTCGTAGAGCGTTTCTGCCTTTTGAGGACACGCCATCGGCCATTCAAAGTTACTGCAACGGGCTTTTTCTTTTGGTCCGCTCCGGCTCAAATCCCACCGAGTATATTGTCTGCAATCCAACCACCTGTGAGTACATTGAACTCCCCATCAACCCCCATCACACAGGTGATGATAATGATCCCCATGTTGCCTCCTTAGCATTTGATCCCAGTGATTCTACTATTTCCTTTAAGGTTGTTCGAAGGGCAGCCGATGTGTCACTCCCACATCCTATAAAGCTGGACCTTTTCACATCCGACTCAGGTAATTGGGCCACCCGTGTTCTAGTTCTTGACCACGTGCTTCATGGGTTCAATTGGATCGATCATTCTGTTTACGTGAATGGGCTTTTGTACGTGATATCTCTGGCCAAGTATCTACTTGGCTTTAATCTCCGTTTCACAACCAAAACAGATATTACTCATCTGGCTATTGAGTTGCCTCATAAAGAAAAATTCGACGATTGTGGATCATTTGGGACATCCAGAGGGTGTGTGGTTTATTCCAATAATGACAAGTCTAAAATACTAGTCTGGCGGCTAGAACACGGTGTTCACTGGATTCTCCAGCACATAGTGAGCTTCGATGAGATGGTGTCACAAAACCCGCAACATAAGTGGTTGCGGTGGCTCCACAACATGGGAGAAATTAAAGTTTACAGCTTTCATCCCAAGTCAGAAGTAATATTTGTAGGAACACCTCGCCTAGTGCTCCAATATAGTCCAAATACCAAGCAGCTTAAAATTTTCCGTCAGTTCCGACGCCGACGGGAAATCGTGTGTGGTCAATACAAAATGTACCCTTCCTCGTGCTGCCCGGTTATTCTGAATGGTGTTCTCTCTTCATCCA GGCTACCAAGAGGAATTGAACAATACATGCTACTTCTTCCCATCCCGTTCAAACATGACACCCTTGTAGATATCTTCACCAAGCTCTTGCTTCTCTAG